The Lysobacter gummosus genome includes a region encoding these proteins:
- a CDS encoding OprO/OprP family phosphate-selective porin — protein MAVVHHAGACVALCLFAGSGVVHADEAGDKPVTAELGGRVHWDFAQFDNDDRGTANPDDSEVRRLWLDVSGRFYGWGYKIEGDFAGLQDKFSGDNVEAKDVYVTKDFKAGKLTIGQFKQYFTLDDRISSNYGAFMERSMFASSVAPLYRLGAAWITAGEDYTIGGSVYSLESIDVWQVKGRAFGARGTWAPRHDDGDTLHLGLSLAREYYDHPGRDGANGLRIAPRPAGHLSDNSRATLVNFNRGLDTDVDKYSLEFGFTHGPWYLQSEVSGANFDDGSQRGEIRSAYGLVGWFITGETTPYDSKSGRYGRVKPTRSSGAWQVAARYDTIRGKQHLNGAASFSDVSMDQASVGVNWHLRSNLRFMLDWIGSRNRDRLADRTLDRTRAVVGRFQYDF, from the coding sequence ATGGCTGTTGTCCACCACGCCGGCGCGTGTGTCGCGCTGTGCCTGTTCGCCGGGTCCGGCGTCGTTCATGCCGATGAAGCCGGCGACAAGCCCGTCACCGCCGAACTCGGCGGCCGAGTGCACTGGGACTTCGCCCAGTTCGACAACGACGATCGCGGCACGGCCAATCCCGACGACAGCGAAGTGCGCCGGCTGTGGCTGGACGTGTCGGGCCGGTTCTACGGCTGGGGCTACAAGATCGAAGGCGACTTCGCCGGCCTGCAGGACAAGTTCAGCGGCGACAACGTCGAGGCCAAGGACGTCTATGTCACGAAGGATTTCAAGGCCGGCAAGCTGACCATCGGCCAGTTCAAGCAGTACTTCACCCTGGACGACCGCATCAGTTCGAACTACGGCGCGTTCATGGAGCGCAGCATGTTCGCCAGTTCCGTCGCGCCGTTGTACCGGCTCGGCGCGGCCTGGATCACCGCCGGCGAGGACTACACCATCGGCGGCAGCGTCTACAGCCTGGAAAGCATCGATGTGTGGCAAGTGAAGGGCCGCGCGTTCGGCGCGCGCGGCACCTGGGCGCCGCGCCACGACGACGGCGACACCTTGCACCTGGGCCTGTCGCTGGCGCGCGAGTATTACGACCACCCCGGCCGCGATGGCGCCAACGGCCTGCGCATCGCGCCGCGTCCGGCCGGACACTTGTCCGACAACAGCCGCGCGACCCTGGTGAATTTCAACCGCGGGCTCGATACCGATGTCGATAAATATTCGCTGGAGTTCGGCTTCACCCACGGCCCCTGGTATCTGCAGTCCGAAGTGAGCGGGGCGAATTTCGACGACGGCTCGCAGCGCGGCGAAATCCGTTCGGCCTACGGCCTGGTCGGCTGGTTCATCACCGGCGAGACCACGCCGTACGACAGCAAGTCCGGCCGCTACGGCCGGGTGAAGCCGACGCGCAGCAGCGGCGCGTGGCAGGTGGCGGCGCGCTACGACACGATCCGCGGCAAGCAGCACCTCAACGGCGCGGCGAGCTTCAGCGATGTGTCGATGGATCAGGCCAGCGTCGGGGTGAACTGGCATCTGCGCTCGAATCTTCGCTTCATGCTGGATTGGATCGGCAGCCGCAATCGCGATCGGTTGGCGGATCGCACGCTCGATCGCACGCGTGCGGTGGTGGGGCGGTTTCAGTACGACTTCTGA